The proteins below are encoded in one region of Symbiobacterium terraclitae:
- a CDS encoding ABC transporter permease: protein MNITWEKLLRLTAEHLTLSLSAVLLAIAVAVPAGIFLSRSRRLADPVITVVGLFQTLPAVALLAFMIPLLGIGSRPALVALFLYALLPILQSTYKGLVGVDAAAKEAGRGMGMTPAQMLVMVELPLAFRVIMSGVRTSTVMIIGWATLAAYVGAGGLGEPILTGFALVSPRLILAGGIPVTVMALLADFLLGRLERWVTPRGLRV, encoded by the coding sequence ATGAACATCACGTGGGAGAAGCTGCTGCGCCTGACCGCCGAGCACCTCACCCTCTCGCTTTCTGCCGTGCTGCTGGCCATCGCCGTGGCGGTGCCTGCGGGGATCTTCCTCAGCCGCAGCCGCCGGCTGGCCGACCCGGTGATCACGGTGGTGGGCCTGTTCCAGACCCTTCCGGCGGTCGCCCTCCTGGCCTTCATGATCCCGCTCCTGGGCATCGGCAGCCGCCCGGCCCTGGTGGCGCTCTTCCTCTACGCCCTGCTGCCGATCCTGCAGTCCACCTACAAGGGCCTGGTCGGCGTGGACGCCGCGGCCAAGGAGGCCGGGCGGGGCATGGGGATGACCCCGGCGCAGATGCTGGTGATGGTCGAGCTGCCCCTGGCCTTCCGGGTGATCATGAGCGGGGTGCGCACGTCCACGGTCATGATCATCGGCTGGGCGACCCTGGCCGCCTACGTGGGGGCCGGAGGTCTGGGCGAGCCCATCCTGACCGGCTTCGCCCTGGTCTCGCCCAGGCTGATCCTCGCGGGCGGCATCCCGGTCACGGTGATGGCGCTGCTGGCCGACTTCCTCCTGGGCCGCCTCGAGCGGTGGGTCACCCCGCGCGGCCTGCGGGTATAG